A single Anaerolineae bacterium DNA region contains:
- a CDS encoding transaldolase, which translates to MERSSLESLARCHEDTEIWYDSSPLIYRAWREGFLARQAAGDGPDLSSALQALYDPDHPAAGYLRGSTTNQPLALQALQERWPEFEQWIAGATRSHPEWSPQQVAWETFKEVARRGAEMLFPIFETSGKRYGYICAQVDPRLSRDTNAMVEQAVELNSISPNIMVKMPGTDAGIKGVRQLAARGVPTNLTLAYTVSQLVALAEAADAGKREAEARGVDLSAWRSCATMMLGRFEDHPAVKEQAAAAGVELSETDLRWAGVAVFKKAYRLYRDRGYSTKMLAASMRVGPKEGGKTRIWHLEKFAGGNVVLTIFPNIIEEFLLAYRGEEIAPHIDEPVPDEVIKKLRRVPYFRQAYDEDGQTPEEYDSYPPLVATADGFTKAMTDFEARVVAAVEKVRA; encoded by the coding sequence ATGGAACGAAGCTCCCTAGAGAGCCTGGCACGCTGCCACGAAGACACCGAGATCTGGTACGACTCGTCCCCCCTCATCTACCGCGCCTGGCGTGAAGGCTTCCTGGCGCGGCAGGCGGCCGGCGACGGGCCCGACCTTTCCAGCGCCCTACAGGCTCTCTACGACCCGGACCATCCTGCCGCCGGCTATCTCCGGGGCAGCACCACCAACCAACCGTTGGCCCTGCAGGCGCTCCAGGAGAGGTGGCCGGAGTTCGAGCAGTGGATCGCGGGGGCCACCCGGAGTCACCCAGAGTGGTCGCCGCAGCAGGTGGCCTGGGAGACGTTCAAGGAGGTAGCCCGACGGGGGGCGGAGATGCTCTTCCCCATCTTCGAGACGTCGGGCAAGCGCTATGGCTACATCTGCGCCCAGGTGGACCCCCGCCTCAGTCGCGATACCAATGCCATGGTGGAGCAGGCGGTGGAGCTGAACTCCATCAGCCCCAACATCATGGTCAAGATGCCGGGCACGGACGCCGGCATCAAGGGTGTGCGCCAACTGGCGGCCCGCGGCGTGCCCACTAACCTCACCCTGGCCTACACCGTCTCTCAGCTGGTGGCCCTGGCGGAGGCGGCGGACGCCGGCAAGCGAGAGGCGGAGGCTAGGGGGGTGGACCTCTCCGCCTGGCGATCTTGCGCTACCATGATGCTAGGCCGATTTGAGGATCACCCCGCCGTCAAGGAGCAGGCGGCCGCAGCCGGAGTGGAACTGAGCGAGACCGACCTGCGCTGGGCTGGAGTGGCTGTGTTCAAGAAGGCCTACCGGCTATACCGGGACCGAGGCTACAGCACCAAGATGCTCGCTGCCTCCATGCGGGTGGGGCCTAAGGAGGGGGGCAAGACTCGCATCTGGCATCTGGAGAAGTTCGCCGGTGGGAACGTAGTTCTCACCATCTTCCCCAACATCATCGAGGAGTTCCTCCTGGCCTACCGGGGCGAGGAGATCGCTCCTCACATAGACGAGCCGGTGCCCGATGAGGTGATCAAGAAGCTGCGGCGGGTCCCCTACTTCCGACAGGCCTACGATGAGGATGGACAGACGCCGGAGGAGTATGACTCCTACCCGCCCCTGGTGGCCACCGCCGACGGGTTCACCAAGGCCATGACCGACTTCGAGGCCCGTGTTGTCGCGGCGGTGGAGAAGGTCAGGGCGTAG
- a CDS encoding 4-oxalocrotonate tautomerase family protein, with protein sequence MPMVRVSWWAGRTCEEKNQVARDITEAMKRLGIPAEATQVVFEDVPRENWCIGGVPASERQPGA encoded by the coding sequence ATGCCGATGGTCAGAGTCAGCTGGTGGGCAGGGCGCACGTGCGAGGAGAAGAACCAAGTAGCGCGGGACATCACCGAGGCCATGAAGCGCCTGGGCATTCCGGCCGAGGCCACACAGGTGGTCTTCGAGGACGTGCCCAGGGAGAACTGGTGCATCGGGGGCGTGCCGGCCTCAGAGCGCCAGCCAGGCGCCTGA
- the mscL gene encoding large conductance mechanosensitive channel protein MscL, translating to MWKEFKAFIARGNAFDLAVGIILGAAFGSIVNSLVNDIIMPPIGLLLGRVDFSNLFLNLSGQPYASLAEAQAAGAPTINYGVFVNTVINFLIVALVIFLLVRQVNRLRATPPATPTTKECPYCLTVVPINAVRCPACTSQLEAGAVGAAR from the coding sequence ATGTGGAAGGAGTTCAAGGCATTCATCGCTCGGGGTAACGCATTCGACTTGGCCGTAGGAATCATACTTGGCGCCGCCTTCGGTTCCATCGTGAACTCCCTAGTGAACGACATCATCATGCCGCCCATCGGGCTTCTGCTCGGCAGGGTGGACTTCTCCAACCTGTTCCTCAACCTCTCGGGGCAGCCCTACGCCAGCCTGGCAGAGGCGCAAGCGGCCGGAGCGCCGACCATCAACTACGGTGTCTTCGTCAACACCGTAATCAACTTCCTGATCGTTGCTCTCGTGATCTTCCTGCTGGTCAGGCAGGTGAACCGACTCCGGGCCACGCCGCCGGCCACTCCTACTACCAAGGAGTGTCCCTACTGCCTCACTGTGGTGCCCATCAATGCTGTCCGCTGCCCGGCCTGCACCAGTCAGTTGGAGGCGGGAGCGGTAGGAGCTGCCCGGTAG
- a CDS encoding SIMPL domain-containing protein (The SIMPL domain is named for its presence in mouse protein SIMPL (signalling molecule that associates with mouse pelle-like kinase). Bacterial member BP26, from Brucella, was shown to assemble into a channel-like structure, while YggE from E. coli has been associated with resistance to oxidative stress.), translating to MYRRVSAMVLVLVLVSLVLAAAVPALAQAPTGDVIRHITVVGGGTASVTPDRATANLGVETSAADVEEAVSGNQEIMDAVLQALQEAGVPEENIRTTEYSIFFDEGIRGPDQPPQPTYRVFNTVLVTIEDLDAIGEVLDAGIGAGANRIYGVSLSVEDPSEARAQAREEAVQDARQRATALAELQGVSVGRVISLSEVVTGGAIPFAAEAAGAAPGAQAGPIAPGQLEVSVSLQVTFELVPAEGEEAPADAEPPAEPLRYVLVVGEGVATAAPDRANATLGVETAAADIQEAVAQNQETMGQIMMALEEAGVASEDMRTSSYSIFFDEGFRGMGMETEPVYRVSNMLDVTIRDLDRVAEVLDAAVQAGANRIWGVGLTRGDWSEGEVEAREEAIADARAKAEDLADLAGVQIGQILSISEVVTGAPGALFGVEKALGLGGGAGPIVPGQLEFRTNVQVVYAIE from the coding sequence ATGTACAGACGTGTATCGGCAATGGTGTTGGTCCTGGTCTTGGTATCTCTGGTTCTGGCGGCCGCAGTGCCCGCCCTAGCTCAGGCGCCGACGGGTGATGTCATCCGTCACATCACCGTGGTAGGAGGTGGCACCGCCAGCGTCACCCCGGACAGGGCCACCGCCAACCTCGGGGTGGAGACATCGGCCGCCGACGTGGAGGAGGCTGTCTCCGGTAACCAGGAGATCATGGACGCCGTGCTGCAGGCGCTGCAGGAAGCCGGGGTGCCGGAAGAGAACATCCGCACCACCGAGTACAGCATCTTCTTCGACGAGGGGATACGGGGGCCGGATCAGCCACCGCAGCCGACGTATCGAGTGTTCAACACGGTTCTGGTCACCATCGAGGACCTGGACGCCATCGGTGAGGTGCTGGATGCCGGCATCGGCGCCGGGGCCAACCGCATCTACGGCGTCAGCCTATCGGTGGAGGATCCGTCGGAAGCCAGGGCTCAGGCCCGCGAGGAAGCGGTGCAGGACGCGCGGCAGAGGGCTACGGCTCTGGCCGAGTTGCAGGGCGTGAGCGTGGGGCGCGTCATCAGCCTCAGCGAAGTGGTGACCGGTGGCGCCATCCCATTCGCTGCCGAGGCAGCCGGGGCAGCGCCGGGGGCCCAGGCCGGCCCCATAGCGCCGGGGCAGCTTGAGGTCTCAGTCTCGCTCCAGGTCACGTTCGAGCTGGTGCCGGCCGAGGGCGAGGAAGCTCCGGCGGACGCCGAACCGCCGGCAGAGCCGCTTCGGTACGTGCTGGTGGTGGGCGAGGGGGTGGCCACTGCCGCTCCCGACCGGGCCAACGCCACCCTCGGGGTAGAGACTGCCGCGGCGGACATCCAGGAAGCCGTGGCCCAGAACCAAGAGACGATGGGCCAGATCATGATGGCTTTGGAGGAGGCGGGCGTCGCTTCTGAAGACATGCGCACCTCCAGCTACAGCATCTTCTTCGACGAGGGCTTCCGCGGTATGGGCATGGAGACGGAGCCGGTGTACCGGGTGTCCAACATGCTGGACGTGACCATCAGGGACCTGGACCGGGTGGCGGAGGTGCTGGACGCGGCGGTGCAGGCCGGGGCCAACCGCATCTGGGGTGTAGGCTTGACCCGCGGCGACTGGTCCGAGGGCGAAGTCGAGGCCCGCGAGGAGGCCATCGCGGACGCCCGGGCGAAGGCCGAGGACCTGGCGGACCTGGCTGGCGTCCAGATAGGCCAGATTCTGAGCATTAGCGAGGTGGTCACCGGCGCCCCCGGAGCCTTATTCGGGGTGGAGAAGGCGCTCGGGCTGGGTGGCGGGGCCGGCCCCATCGTCCCCGGCCAACTGGAATTCCGCACGAACGTACAGGTGGTCTACGCCATCGAATAG
- the ppsA gene encoding phosphoenolpyruvate synthase, producing the protein MQGDGSSYIRWFEDLSSEDVASVGGKNASLGEMIRSLGEKGVRVPGGFATTAQAYWAFIEANGIAARLREELAGLESGEQTLQEAGRAIRRLFCQGRFPEALAEGIRSAYRELSRRFGVPEVDVAVRSSATAEDLPEASFAGQQETFLNVRGEEELLDSCRSCFASLFTDRAISYRQDRGFDHLSVALSVGVQKMVRSDKAGAGVMFTLDTESGFPGVVVINAAWGLGETVVQGRVNPDEYQAFKPLLEDRAKRPIIEKLMGAKERKMVYATGGTQTTKEMETTAGERHSFVLTDDEILQLARWGVAIEEHYGRPMDIEWAKDGDTNELFIVQARPETVQSQREATSLKTFTLLETAEPILSGLAIGQAIASGRVNVIESPQEMGRFQDDAILVTGMTDPDWVPIMRRAAGIITDHGGRTSHAAIVSRELGIPAIVGTGRATKVLKDGQEITMSCAEGDEGHVYEGLLQYEATEIDLSQIEEVSTPLMMNIGSPAASFRWWRLPTRGVGLARMEFVINNAIKVHPMALVEFDRLQDRAARAEIERLTEGYRSRTEYFVELLALGIAKIAASQYPNPVIVRMSDFKTNEYANLIGGRQFEPEEANPMLGFRGASRYYSDAYRPGFALECRAVKRAREEIGLDNVVVMIPFCRTPEEADRVLEVMAENGLRRGENGLQVYVMAEVPSNVTLADRFSERFDGFSIGSNDLTQFVLAVDRDSAALAHLFDETHEAVKRTISELIRAAHAAGRKVSICGEAPSNHPEFAVFLVEEGIDSISLEPDSVVPVMMALAERGRSRRREAAR; encoded by the coding sequence GTGCAAGGAGACGGGAGCTCGTACATCCGCTGGTTCGAGGACTTGAGCAGCGAGGACGTGGCCTCGGTGGGAGGGAAGAACGCCTCGCTGGGCGAGATGATCCGCTCACTGGGCGAGAAGGGGGTGCGCGTGCCCGGAGGTTTCGCCACCACCGCCCAGGCTTACTGGGCCTTCATCGAGGCGAACGGCATTGCCGCCAGGCTCCGGGAGGAGCTCGCCGGCTTGGAAAGCGGGGAGCAGACCCTGCAGGAGGCCGGCCGGGCCATCCGGCGCCTGTTCTGTCAAGGACGATTTCCGGAGGCGCTGGCCGAGGGGATCCGCTCCGCCTACCGGGAGCTATCGCGCCGGTTCGGCGTCCCGGAGGTGGACGTGGCCGTGCGCAGCAGCGCCACCGCCGAGGACCTGCCCGAGGCCAGCTTCGCTGGCCAGCAGGAGACCTTCCTCAACGTGCGGGGCGAAGAGGAGTTGCTGGACTCGTGTCGGAGTTGCTTCGCCTCCCTGTTCACCGATCGCGCCATTAGCTACCGCCAGGATCGGGGCTTCGACCACCTCTCCGTGGCCCTGTCGGTGGGGGTGCAGAAGATGGTGCGTTCCGACAAGGCGGGCGCCGGCGTGATGTTCACCCTGGACACGGAGAGCGGCTTCCCGGGTGTGGTGGTGATCAACGCCGCCTGGGGGCTGGGCGAGACGGTGGTCCAGGGGAGGGTGAACCCAGACGAGTACCAGGCGTTCAAGCCCCTGCTGGAGGATCGGGCCAAGAGGCCAATCATCGAGAAGCTGATGGGGGCCAAGGAACGCAAGATGGTGTACGCCACGGGCGGGACTCAGACCACCAAGGAGATGGAGACCACGGCCGGCGAGCGCCATTCGTTCGTATTGACGGATGATGAGATCCTCCAGCTGGCCCGGTGGGGCGTGGCCATCGAGGAGCACTACGGCCGTCCCATGGACATCGAGTGGGCCAAGGATGGTGACACCAACGAGCTGTTCATCGTGCAGGCCCGCCCCGAGACCGTCCAGTCGCAGCGGGAGGCGACGTCACTCAAGACATTCACCCTGTTGGAGACGGCCGAGCCCATCCTATCCGGGCTGGCTATCGGCCAGGCCATCGCGTCGGGCAGAGTGAACGTCATCGAGAGCCCGCAGGAGATGGGCCGATTCCAGGATGATGCCATCCTGGTGACGGGCATGACCGACCCCGACTGGGTGCCCATCATGCGACGGGCGGCCGGCATCATCACCGATCATGGCGGGCGCACCTCTCACGCCGCCATCGTGAGCCGGGAGCTGGGCATACCGGCCATCGTGGGCACGGGCCGGGCCACCAAGGTGCTCAAGGACGGCCAGGAGATCACGATGTCCTGTGCCGAGGGGGACGAGGGCCACGTCTACGAGGGCCTGCTGCAGTATGAGGCCACCGAGATAGACCTGAGCCAGATCGAGGAGGTGTCCACGCCCCTAATGATGAACATCGGCAGCCCGGCTGCCTCCTTCCGCTGGTGGCGCCTCCCTACGCGGGGTGTGGGCCTGGCGCGGATGGAGTTCGTCATCAACAACGCCATCAAGGTGCATCCTATGGCCCTGGTGGAGTTCGATCGGTTGCAGGATCGGGCCGCCCGGGCCGAGATCGAGCGGTTGACCGAGGGATACCGCTCCAGGACCGAGTACTTCGTCGAGCTGCTGGCGCTGGGCATCGCCAAGATCGCCGCCTCGCAATACCCGAACCCCGTCATCGTCCGCATGAGCGACTTCAAGACCAACGAGTACGCCAATCTGATCGGTGGACGCCAGTTCGAGCCCGAAGAGGCCAACCCCATGCTCGGGTTCAGGGGCGCATCGCGGTACTACAGCGATGCCTACCGGCCGGGATTCGCCCTGGAGTGCCGGGCGGTCAAGCGGGCTCGGGAGGAGATCGGGCTGGACAACGTGGTGGTGATGATACCCTTCTGTCGCACCCCCGAAGAGGCCGACAGGGTGCTGGAGGTGATGGCGGAGAACGGCCTGCGGCGGGGAGAGAACGGGCTCCAGGTCTACGTGATGGCCGAGGTGCCTTCCAACGTCACCCTGGCGGATCGCTTCTCGGAGCGGTTCGACGGCTTCTCCATCGGCAGCAATGATCTAACTCAGTTCGTGCTGGCAGTGGACCGGGATTCGGCGGCGCTGGCCCATCTCTTCGATGAGACGCACGAGGCGGTGAAGCGCACCATCAGCGAGCTGATTCGGGCGGCGCACGCGGCCGGCCGCAAGGTCAGCATCTGCGGGGAGGCGCCCAGCAATCACCCGGAGTTTGCCGTCTTCCTGGTGGAAGAGGGCATAGACTCCATCTCTCTGGAGCCAGACAGCGTGGTCCCGGTCATGATGGCGCTGGCGGAGCGCGGCCGCAGCCGGCGTCGCGAAGCGGCACGATGA
- a CDS encoding DUF2267 domain-containing protein, whose translation MQYDEFVGKVQNRARLPSTGEAVRAVHATLETLAQRLFGGEAEDLAAQLPREIGSYLREADRSRQESFGLDEFYRRVAEHAGPGLDYPDAVFRARVVMSVLTEAVSPGEIRDMRAQLPAEFNHLFQFEDIRDQA comes from the coding sequence ATGCAGTATGATGAGTTTGTGGGCAAGGTGCAGAACCGAGCCCGGCTTCCCTCTACCGGCGAGGCGGTGCGCGCCGTCCATGCCACCCTGGAGACCCTGGCACAGCGGCTTTTCGGGGGAGAGGCGGAGGATCTGGCAGCACAGCTCCCCCGAGAGATCGGCTCCTACCTGCGAGAGGCGGACAGAAGCCGCCAGGAGAGCTTCGGCCTGGACGAGTTCTACCGCCGGGTGGCGGAGCACGCCGGTCCCGGCCTCGACTATCCCGATGCCGTCTTCCGAGCTCGGGTGGTCATGTCGGTGCTGACCGAGGCCGTCTCCCCGGGGGAGATCCGCGACATGCGGGCCCAACTCCCTGCCGAGTTCAACCATCTCTTCCAGTTCGAGGACATCAGGGACCAGGCCTAG
- a CDS encoding MBL fold metallo-hydrolase — protein MKLVFLGTRGYIEPRTQRHFRHSTTLVQYRGASIALDCGEDWLGLVDDWRVEAIFVTHAHPDHAWGLKNGAPCPVYATSHSWEVMRSFSVMDGRTVEPRRPIEIGRIKVEAFPVVHSTRAPAVGYRIGAGRVTIFYVPDVVYINDRGEALGGADLYVGDGATIVRSMVRKPGEELIGHTPIRTQLTWCQKEGVPRAIFTHCGSAIVAGDRQAVEDKVRALAQERGVRAEIAFDGMEVVLR, from the coding sequence GTGAAGCTGGTGTTCCTGGGCACGAGAGGGTACATCGAGCCGCGCACGCAGCGGCATTTCCGCCACAGCACCACGCTCGTGCAGTACCGGGGTGCATCCATCGCCCTCGACTGCGGCGAGGACTGGTTGGGGCTGGTGGACGACTGGCGCGTGGAGGCCATCTTCGTCACCCACGCTCACCCTGATCACGCCTGGGGCCTGAAGAACGGGGCGCCTTGCCCGGTGTACGCCACCTCCCACTCCTGGGAAGTGATGCGCTCATTCTCGGTGATGGATGGGCGCACCGTCGAGCCGCGCCGGCCGATCGAGATAGGGCGAATCAAGGTGGAGGCGTTCCCGGTGGTGCACTCGACCCGGGCACCGGCGGTGGGCTACCGCATCGGCGCGGGGAGGGTCACGATCTTCTACGTGCCGGACGTGGTGTACATAAATGACCGCGGTGAGGCGCTGGGAGGGGCAGACCTCTACGTGGGGGACGGGGCTACCATTGTCCGGTCCATGGTGCGCAAGCCGGGAGAGGAGCTGATCGGGCACACGCCCATCCGCACTCAGCTGACCTGGTGTCAGAAGGAAGGTGTGCCGCGGGCCATCTTCACCCACTGCGGCTCGGCCATCGTGGCGGGCGACCGCCAGGCGGTGGAGGACAAGGTACGCGCTCTGGCACAGGAGCGTGGGGTCCGGGCGGAGATCGCCTTCGATGGCATGGAGGTAGTGCTGCGGTGA
- a CDS encoding aldo/keto reductase: MERRVLGRTGEWLSVVGFGGIVVRNETPDAASAYVREAIERGINYFDVAPSYGNAEERLGPALEPYRDQVFLACKTEKRDREAAAAELSASLERLRTDHFDLYQFHAVRKLEEVEGILGPGGAMEAFLEARRRGLIRYIGFSAHSEEAAVAMMDQFDFDSVLFPLSWVAWYRGGFGPRVVEKAQERGVGLLALKALAKRKLEEGEDRPWAKSWYGPVESYQEALWGLRFTLSLPVTAAVSPGHAELLWWMADAAEEFEPLSDEEQAKLAEMAKGLTPIFPQVYA, translated from the coding sequence GTGGAAAGACGCGTATTGGGACGGACGGGAGAGTGGCTTTCAGTGGTCGGCTTCGGCGGCATCGTGGTCCGGAACGAGACCCCCGACGCGGCCTCGGCATACGTCAGGGAGGCCATCGAACGGGGCATCAACTACTTCGACGTGGCGCCATCCTACGGCAACGCGGAGGAGCGGCTGGGCCCGGCCCTGGAACCCTACCGAGATCAGGTCTTCCTGGCCTGCAAGACGGAGAAGCGGGATCGGGAGGCCGCGGCAGCCGAGCTGAGCGCATCGCTAGAGCGGCTACGGACCGATCACTTCGACCTGTACCAGTTCCACGCCGTGCGGAAGTTGGAGGAAGTGGAAGGGATTCTGGGGCCCGGGGGGGCGATGGAGGCCTTTCTGGAGGCACGCCGGAGGGGTCTGATCCGGTACATCGGCTTCTCCGCTCACTCCGAAGAGGCTGCCGTGGCCATGATGGACCAGTTCGACTTCGACAGCGTTCTCTTTCCTCTCAGCTGGGTAGCCTGGTACCGCGGGGGCTTCGGGCCCCGGGTGGTGGAGAAGGCTCAGGAGAGGGGGGTCGGCCTGCTGGCCCTCAAGGCCCTGGCCAAGCGCAAGCTGGAGGAAGGGGAGGACCGTCCCTGGGCCAAGAGCTGGTACGGCCCGGTGGAGAGCTACCAGGAGGCCCTGTGGGGCCTCCGATTCACCCTCTCTCTTCCGGTGACCGCTGCGGTAAGCCCGGGGCACGCCGAGTTGCTGTGGTGGATGGCGGATGCGGCGGAGGAGTTCGAGCCGTTGTCGGACGAAGAGCAGGCGAAGCTGGCGGAGATGGCCAAGGGCCTCACCCCCATCTTCCCCCAGGTATATGCCTAG